A window of Mus musculus strain C57BL/6J chromosome 3, GRCm38.p6 C57BL/6J genomic DNA:
ATTTGTCCTAGTAAGTTTTTGGTCCCAAAGGTGACCTAGCCTCAGTTGCCATCGACCTCTAGTTCTCCCGTCCGTCTGTCCTTCCCACCCTGGATCCTTTAAAGGACTCTATTTTCCGGATCCCAGCCGGGCTCAAGTGTCATGCTCAGGTGCTTGGTCTCCTGCCACCCTTGCCCACACTGGGTGGTGGCTATTGGAATGTGGCGTAAGCTGGTTGGTCTCTTGGGTGTGGGGTGACAGAGGCTGTTGTTACTCTCCATGCAGCTGTCGCTGGCTTGGGTATCCCCCTCGCCTCTTGAACAGCTGCTGACAGTTCGGAGAACTGCCTGGAGAATGAGCAGGAATGTGTGTTATAATGCAGGGTGGGAGAGGAGTAGGGAGCGGAGGGAAGCTGCCAGCCTGCAGCTGCCTCTGCCCATCTCCCTGGACAGCTTAGACGCGAGGACTCCTTGCCCCTGCCTTTCTGTTGCATGTGAGGGAAAAGAAGTCTGCAGATTCAAGGACAGGCTGGGATTATCCATTTCTTTATCCCTGATAAAGAAATTCAGCAGAGACCTGAATGATGGAGGGAAGGGCTCAAAACTCCTAATCTTGCCCATGTCTAACCTTTATCCTGCCccaggaaggagacagaggaatTCCGACCTCCTTAGGATACCATTGCAGAGGGCTCTAGCTccgccctgccccacccccacccccacccccatccccatgcCTTCCCTGGAGTAGACTCGAGTGTTGTACCTTGATACTGACCAACACAACTCCACTCTAGCCTCCTAATCCCTTTGGGATGTTGGAAAGGAATCCCAGATAGAACCAGGGAGGCCTACCCCCCTCAAAAAGAACCAGAGAGGCCTGCCCCCCCCACTTCTTTACCACTTGATCTAGAGCCAAAAGGATGAGGAGGTAACCCCAATCTAGATCCCTCTAGAGACCTGGCAAAATACTCAATCCGGAAGCTTGTTGCCAGGGGAACTGGGGAGGTGGGTAGCACTATTTTGAGAGCAGGTGGAAAGCGGGGGCTCGATTCAGAGACACTAGGTGTTGTGGGTAGGGGAAGGGAGCTCCAGGGGGTGGGCACTGCCACAGCCTGGCTTCTGTCGGCCCCTTCTGCCCCACCCTGTGTGCCTTGTATTTGTGGAAGTGAGCGTGGTGTTGGGCATTGTCTGCCTGAGTTAGCAGAGTTTCCTGtggtgtttgggggtggggtggggggagctgtaGAGCTGAGGGCCTGTCAGGAAGGGAACAGCCATGGTCCCGAGTGCAGGCTCAGCTAGTTCAGCtactcctttttcctttcctacttgatggagaggtggggtgggggatggggggaagcAGATGGAGTGTGGGAGCTGTAGTTTGCCTTACTGGGGAACAGAACTTCCCAGGCCTACAAGAGAAAAGGCCCCCAGAATGGAGTTAATGCAGAAGGCTGCCAAGATGGGAAAGGGAAGGGCCACTGGTCCAGACTTTGAAGCAGTAGGCAGGAGCCTCTGGCATATCCATGGAGGAGTATGGATTTTAGATCTGAGCACATCTAAGTGTAGCTGGGTGACCTAGGTAAGCAAGCAGCGTTCAGAGCAGATTCTTCATCTGTGAAGTGAGTGGGGAGCTTTCCTCGGAGACCACTGTGAGTTCTGGCTCTCTGTCAGCTTCTGGTCTTGGGAGCCCCCGTGATCATCTGCAGTGTCATCTCCTTTGTGCTCTTTGCTCTTCCCAAGCAGCAGACACACCTTTCTTCCCTCTGGTCCTCCGGGCTGTAGTATTTCCCAACCTCCTGGATGGTCCACACCAGACCCCTCTCACTTCAGTACCTGCTtgaaggaaggggggaggacaCACATGTGATAATGACCAACAACTCTGGGAGAGTGTCTACAAGCTATATGGCCTGGGGAGTTGGGTGTTTACATGTGGGTGTGTCACCCCTAGTACCACCCCAGCCCTCCCTTACCCTCTCTACCCCCACCCTGCCAGCATGTAACGTGACCATCCACAACCGCTGTAAAGACACCCTGGCCAACTGTACCAAGGTCAAGCAGAAGGTGAGCTAGATGGCAGGGTGGGCAGAGGGCTTGCGGGGAGGGCATCGCCATCCCTGCGGGCCTTTCCACACATCCCTcaccctctgtccctctccttgCCGTGGGGCATCCCAGACCCTCGGCCTGTGTAAACACAGCCCTGCCACACTAGTTTACCTATATCCCGATGTCCTTAACTGCGGGGTCAACTTTCTCCCAAGAGGGCGGATGCCAGGATCTGGCTTGTTCTGGGTGTGTGGCAGGGCAGTCTTTGGGTGACAGCTGTTTGTGGTGTCTCTCTTCTGCTctgtgtcacagcaacagaaagctgcACTGCTGAGGAACAACACTGCTTTGCAGTCTGTCTCCCTTCGAAGTAAGAGTGAGTTCACAGGGCCACCAAGCCACTGAGCCCACGGGCTCTGCTGCCCCCCTGAGGtcacacccagacacacaaagCTCCTTTTGGAAGTGCCTTGGGAGGGAGTGCCATAAAGGATGGTCCTTATTCTGGGGCTTAGTATGTAGACAGGCTAGTCCACATAGGGATGAGGGACAAGGATGGCAGGTTACTCGAGCCTTGCCACATGCTGTTACCTATACTTCATTTGGGGACTGAGTGTCCACTGTCAGTTCAGGAAAGCGTGATGCCCAGGTTCCTTCTCCCCAGCTTGGATCACTGCAGACAGGTCTCACATTTCCAGCCTTCAGTTTGCTTATAGGCTTGgctgggttggggtgggggtgggaagaacATATAAGAACAGGCTCTTAATTCATGGTGGTGGCTTGCACAGTGGACAGTAGCATTACCTTGATGGGCCTTGCCAATTTTCTTTGCCTCTTAGGGAGCTGAGGACAGGCCAGACAGTTCCCCATGGCTCCCCGTGAGGAGCCTGGGAGAGCAAAGAGCCAGGGAATTAAGCTTTCTCCTGCTTGGCCTCCTTCCTTACAGCGACCACCAGAGAGCGGCCAACGTCTGCCATTTACCCTTCCGACAGCTTCCGGCAGTCCCTCCTGGGTTCTCGGCGGGGCCTCTCCTCCTTATCTTTGGCCAAAAGTGTTTCCACTACCAACATTGCTGGGTGAGCTTCTGTTTGGGGCAGAGGGGGCCTGGCAGGAGAGAGTATAGCCCATGAGAGCGCTGTGTCTTCCCCTGAGTTCAGAGCTGGAGACAGATACGAGAAAGATAAGTTCCAGCACAGAATAGCTATCCCTAGGAGCCCAAGCTTGGGTCCCAACCTGGGAAGGGACCTCCTGCCCGAGTTGGGGTGATGCAGATGGCCTCCACTTCCTTCAGACATTTCAATGATGAGTCTCCTCTGGGGCTGCGTCAGATCCTCTCCCAGTCCACAGACTCCCTCAACATGCGGAACCGAACCCTGTCCGTGGAATCCCTTATTGATGAAGGTGAGCAGACCCGGCCCTGGGGAGAATCGTGTTGGCAAGACGGTGGTGTGAGAAGCCTGGGATGGGAAGGAAGAGGATGTAGGGATGGGAGAGCTAGGCTCTGAGGTGCCAGCGGCACTGATGCACACGCAGGTGTAGAAGTGTTCTACAATGAGCTGATGAGCGACTTTGAGATGGATGAGAAGGACTTTGAGGCGGATTCTTGGAGCCTTGCCGTGGACAGCAGCTTCCTGCAGCAGCACAAAAAGGAAGTGATGAAGAAGCAAGATGTCATCTATGGTATGCTAAGGCCACTTTGGTTCCCCTGCACCTGTCTTTTAATCCAGGCTTTGCTTACCTGAGTCTTCTCCCTGCCACCTACCTGTTGGGACACCCTCATCCCATCCTTGGCCTCCATGTCCCCAGCTAGTACCAACTTGTTCCCTGTACACCTACTTCTTGGTGCCGTTggcaattttgttttttttgttttgttttgttttgtttttgttttcggtttttcgagacagggtttctctgtgtagccctggctgtcctggaactcactttgtagaccaggctagcctcgaactcagaaatccgcctgcctctgccttccaagtgctgggattaaaagcgtgcgccaccaccgcccagcactgTTGacaattttgtaattttatatttaagagatTAGAGTCTCagcatgtaggccaggctggtctcaaactctcggtcctcctgcctcagcctccggagTTCTGAGATTTTGAGTACATACCACTGCACCCAGCTCCCAATGCTCTACTCATATCTCTTGCTCAAGTCAGTCCTCGGTCTTcatcctgcctctcccatggccaACACTGTTCCGGGAACTGGGAAGCCTACACCTCTAACACACAGAACTCTTGCCCTGAAAGAGTGTACTGCTTGAAATGACAAGGAAGTGGTCTGAGACGACAGCCACACAAGCGTTAACTTGGAAGAGATCCACATAAGAATCCCATGAGTTGTGCCCGAGGTAGAGTACGGCAGGAACAAATGTCCCTTTGTCCCGTAGAGCTGATCCAGACAGAGCTGCACCACGTGAGAACCTTGAAGATTATGACCCGCCTCTTTCGCACTGGGATGCTGGAAGAGTTGCAGATGGAGCCAGAAGTGGTCCAGGGCCTGTTCCCCTGCGTGGATGAACTCAGTGACATTCACACACGTTTCCTTAATCAGCTTCTGGAACGGCGGCGCCAGGCTCTATGTCCAGGCAGCACCCGGAACTTTGTCATCCATCGTTTGGGTGACTTGCTCATCAGTCAGGTAGGAGAAGACACACTTGAGCCCGTTCATGAATGCGTGTGAGCGTGTGGAGGTCAGGAGGCAGTCCTGGGAGTTGGTTCTTCCCCATCATGTGAGTCccaggatttgaattcaggttgcAAGGCTTGCTAGTAAGGGCCATCTTACTGGCCTAGGACTAAACAGTTCTTAGCTCTAGCCAAACTCTGGTGATCAGAAGGGAAGCCAAGCAGGGGACAACTGGAGAGGAGGAAGCAGCCTAACTGAAGGCCAGAGGTGTGCTGAGGGCTGAGGTGCGGCTCTGTAGGAAATGCTCACCTAGTCTTGCTCTCCCGACTTCCAGTTCTCAGGTTCCAATGCTGAGCAGATGCGCAAGACCTACTCAGAGTTCTGCAGCCGCCACACCAAGGCCTTAAAGCTCTATAAGGAGCTGTATGCTCGAGACAAACGCTTCCAACAGTTCATCCGGGTGAGCAAGGACCTCCAAGGCCAAGCCCAGCCTTCTCACGGCTCAAACCCAAACTCTCCCATCCCCAGGGTAGCGTATGGGAGCTGTGTGCTTATACAGGGCAGCCCCTCGAGACTCTTGTGGACTGCGCTCCTAGATCTCTTGTTTGTTGAGACATGGCCTCTCTATgctgccctggctgtcatggaactcactatatagatgtggctggcctcaaaactcaaaACCTGCCTTCCTGTACTgctattaaaggcatgtgacactacACCCAGCTTACTCTTAGATCAACGGCCACCCCTTACTGGGCAAGAGGATGTTGGTCTAGTTTTCATACCATCATTGGTTTGCTCGTCACCACAGATCTGTGGCATTCTCTTACtcatttcccagaagctgtgcctAGGCCAACATGGGGCGGATGCCAGGGTGGGCCAGCTTCAGAGCCTGGGCTCCAGCCTTTCTGTCCCCTTAGTCTTTCATCTTCCCTTACAGAAAATGACCCGCTCAGCTGTGTTGAAGCGGCatggagttcaggaatgcattctccTGGTGACTCAGCGGATCACCAAATACCCTGTGCTCATCAACAGAATCCTGCAGAATTCCCACGGTGAGGAAGAGCATGGGGGCGGGGCCTGCCTGGGGATATCCAGGGGCCTCAGAAGGGTTGGTGGGGAGCGGTGAGCAGTCTCGGGTAGACTTGGGTTTGGGTGGCATTGGTTGAACTCTCTCTCATGCTGGACCAGGGGTTGAAGAAGAGTACCAAGACTTGGCGTCAGCCCTAGGACTAGTGAAGGAGTTGTTGTCCAATGTGGACCAGGATGTGCACGAGCTGGAGAAAGAGGCCCGCCTGCAGGAGATTTACAACCGAATGGATCCCCGGGCTCAGACCCCCGTACCTGGCAAGGGCCCCTTCGGCCGAGATGAACTTTTACGGAGAAAACTTATCCATGAAGGCTGCCTGCTCTGGAAGACAGCCACAGGCCGCTTCAAAGGTCAGTGGTGCTCCCAGTGGACATCAGAGTTAGATATTCTGTGTGAGCTGCAGTCACCCTTAGGGACTATTTTTACAGCCTTTGGCCTTGCAAGGGGAAGAGTCAGAGGCAAAACCCATTGCTGCAGAGGTGCAAACTCCGGCCAGAATCCCAACAAAAATGCATCTTGGAGACCCAGAGTGAGAATTGAACACCGGGAAGGACTGAGAGGCTGGAGAAGAGCGACTGGGCTTCAGggctgtgttggggtggggggcagggggtgtCAGAGTGCACTATCCCAGGCTCACCTTTCAGAATTTATCTGCAGTTAAAGTCCTTGCCCCTAAATCAGGACAGGAAAATAGCACCTCTAAACCTCAGTGTTAGCGGTGAAGGATGGGGGGTAGGGGGGTACCTGAAGCCAGAGCTCAATCGGAATCGCATCTATGCTGTGAAATTCCTACCCCTAGGGCCTGAGTCCTGTAAGTCCTTACTAGGCTctctcctccatccctctctctccttcccatcccTCCCACGCAGCAGCTAAGAATATAAAGCATTGAGGGGTAAAAATAGCAAGGCTGGAGAGCTCGGTTTCTCAGCGATTAGCGAAAGCCCTCCCCTTCTGTGTCCACAGTTTAGTAAAAATCCCCACAGGCAAAGGGTGGCTGTGTGTTCTTGACTGTGGCATTCAGGTCTTAAAGAATTGGTCTTTGGTTCCTCCCTTCCTCTAAGTGCAGGAACCATGACAGCCTGAGAGCCCGGAGGGTGGAGCAAGAGAGAGCAGCTGAAGCAGGGCTGGCTGGGGTGGGAGACGAGATTAGTCAGAGGTCAGGTTGACGGTGGCCTTCGGTCTGCTCtccttcaaggaaacttactttgtcctctctctctcacaaaaaGACAGGAGTATGTCAGAATATCTAAAAAGGTGCTTGCACTAGTCAGGTGCCAGACACAGAACTTAAAGGCAAAGAACACAACCTGCCTTGTTCTGGAAATCCTACGACTTAGAAAAATCTTGGATCAACCGAGTCCGGCTTGTACTTGCTTGTACTTCAGCCACCCAAGAGCTGAGGCTGAAGACCCTAGTCTAGGAAGCCCGAgttgagctggagagagagatggctcagtggttaggagtacttGCTTTTTTTTgcagaggctctgggttcagttctcagcacccacgtggcagcttacAGTTTACAGccgtgtaactccagttccaggggatccagtgccctctttcaGCATCTGTGGGGATTACATGCCTGTGGCACGCATGCAGTCAAAAACAcgtatacatacaaaataaacttCAAAGAATCAGAATTGGctgatttagatttttttttattattgttggttttgtttatttttttcttttttctttttttttttttaaagatttacttatttattatatgtaagtacactatagctgtcttcagacactccagaagagggcgtcagatcttgttacagatggttgtgagccaccatgtggttgctgggatttgaactctggaccttcggaagaacagtcgagtgctcttacccactgagccatctcaccagccctcttttttcttttttacttattctttttaGACAATATTTTGCTATGTAGACCTTGGCAGGCCTAGAACTTGATTTGTAAACCAGTCTGCCTTTatcttgtgagtgctgggaccaccACACTTGACTAAACTAGatgattaaaatacaaaaaaaaaaaaaaaaaaaaaaaatctgaagcagGTGAGGCAAGAGTTCCTTTGTGCTCCTTGCTGGCCCAGGCGGCTGTTTTGTCTGGTAGCATGGGcaactctctcttcccctctattTTCGTGTTGTATGAATGAGGAGGTtgaaccaggcagtggtagccacacttgggaggcagaggcaggcagatctctgagttggaggccagcttggtctacagattgagttccaggacagccaggaaaacTTGTCTtgaaacaatgaaaaagaaaaaagaatggtgAGGTTGGAGGTCAGGAAAAGATGAAGGATGcagtgggagggaagagagaCCTGTGGGGGAGACAGGGGGACGGAGTCTGAGAAGATGCGCCTGGTCCTCGGAAGAGGGGGCAAACAGTTGCTTTGAGCCTGTGGTTCTGACCATTTTCCCACTCGGTGTCTTGGCCAGATGTCCTGTTGCTGCTGATGACAGATGTGCTCGTGTTTCTCCAGGAAAAGGACCAGAAATACATTTTCACGTCTCTGGTGAGCCTtcttctgctcttttttttttttttttttttttaaaagattgatttatttatgtatatgagtacacactgtagttgtacagatagttgtgaacgttcatatggttgttgggaattgaatttaggacctctgctccctctggtTGGCCGGGCggtttgtgaaccaccatgtggtttctgggatttgaactcaggacctttgaaagcacagtcagtcctcttacccgctgagccatctcaccagcccctcttctgttctcttatCCCTTGCTTTTCTTACCAAGCCCAAGAAAGTCTTACTGAGTCAAATGCCTATTATAGCTCTTAATTCTATATCATAAAAAGTAAGatagcgggctggtgagatggctcagtggttaagagcgctgactgctcttccaaaggtccagaattcaaatctcagcaaccacatggtggctcacaaccatccgtaacgagatctgacgccctcttctggtgtgtctgaagacaactacagtgtacttacataaaataaataaataaataaataaatcttaaaaaaaaaaaaaaaaaaagtaagatagccagggctatacagagaaactctacctcgaaaaaccaaaccaaaccaacaacaacaacaacaacaacaacaacaacaacaacaaaagtaaagcAGGCACAGGCTTATATCTCCAGTGCTGAGAAAGCAGATTCTGAGGGTTAGAACTCTGAGGCTGTTTGGGGCTTTGTAGTGAGTTCAACACCAGTTTaggttacatagagagacccaggagagacagagacagaaaagagagagagactgtgcatCGAGGGACTCGTGCACATCTAAATGGTCCTGGCTGGTTCCGATGCTTGGGCTCTTGCCTGTATTGCATCACCGTCAATCCTTCTGGTTTTCTAGGACGGAAAACCCAGATATTAACGGTTAGGATTCCTCAGCCtaattcttcctttcccctcacaGGACAAGCCCTCAGTGGTGTCCTTGCAGAACCTCATCGTAAGAGACATAGCCAACCAGGCGAAAGGGATGTTTCTGATTAGTTCTGGACCGCCTGAGATGTATGAGGTGCATGCAGCGTCCCGAGACGACCGGACTACCTGGATCCGTGTCATCCAGCAGAGTGTGCGCCTGtgagtgtgtacctgtgtgtacatATGGCTTCAGGTCCTAGTCGGCATATttcctgggaactgagctcatCAGGAGAGGTTGGGGCAGAAGCTGGGGATAGACTAGATGAGTCAAGACAGAAAGTTCACATGAAAAGTTCTAATTTATATCCAGATAACCCGGCTACCCCTCCAGGATGGTGGTGGCAGACCTGTCAGCCGTGACACAGTGCCAGCCACACATATATCACTGGCAAATAGGACCAGCTTGAGCTGAGGTCCTTTCTCAAAAACTACAACAGGCCTggcagcgcatgcctttaatttcagcacgtgggaggcagaggcaggtggatctcttgagtttgaagccagcctaggctacagactAGGTAGTCAGGACtacaggagaaaccctgtctggaaaacccaaaccaaaacaaaaacctccagcACAGTTAGTTAGTGCTGTAACTCAAATGTCAGAGCTCCTGCCTAGTGTTCTGGACACCTGGGTCCCTCCCTGGCACCACCTAAGTCAGCAGCAATCCGCAGAAGAGCAGAAGTCAAAAACAAGGACAAAGAAGTTGACAAAATGGCTCTCCTGGCAGAGCGATCAGAGCTAGAGATGGACGCAGGCTTCTCATAACCTTTATAAGCCTGAATGGTAAGTGTGAGATGAGGATTAGTGCAAAGAGTGACGAAGGCCACTGAAGGGATGAGAGGAGGGTCCTGTAGAACATGTGCAGAGGAGAGAAGCTGATCGATCGCTGGTGTCTTCCACACACCCAACCTGCCTGTTGCTCTGTAGGTGCCCGTCCAGGGAGGACTTTCCTCTGATCGAGACAGAGGATAAGGCGTATCTCCGGAGGATCAAGAGTAAGTTCCCATCCAGGGAGTGGGTTGATTTACACCATATCCTCGCAAAATACCGTGCTGCTCTCAGAAAGATGAGAggtgctgaagaggtggctcaccTCTTGTTTGTACCAAATTTCAACCAGGTTGAAAGCGCTGGTTTCTCCTTCGGAAGGCTCAGGTGTGATTCTCAGCACCAACTTGGtgactcacaattgtctgtaactccagtgtagTGGCTCTCTAATGGCCTTGGTCACCTCAGTCACCCCAGGCACATGCGTGATGCCCACACCtacgtgcaggcaaaactctCATAATGAAAGCTTCAGGTGGGCTGATAGAGGTCTATCCCAAAATAAATTGTTAAATGAAAAAAGCCAGGTTTAAAACAATGTGAAGTGTATGCTACCATTTTGTAAGTTTAGGgtaaataggtgtgtgtgtgtgtgtgtgtgtgtgtgtgtgtgtgtgtgtgtgtgtttaaaatagaGTAGTATCTCTATGTCCCAAGGGCATctaatgccctcttgtggcctctgagGGCATTGCCTGCATATGTTTCACAGATgtacatggtacatagacatacatacatgtgggcaaaacacccatatgatTCAAAATAAAGGTTAACTCTGGGCTTGGTGGCCCacgattttaatcccagcacttgagaggcagaggcagaaggacctctgtgagttcaaggccaacatgatCTGCAAatctagtttcaggacagccagtgctgctacacatagagaaaccctgtctcaaaaaacaaacaaatattttctttaaaaaagattttatttatttatttattatatgtaagtacactgtagctgtcttcagatctcattaaggatggttgtgagccaccatgtggttgctgggatttgaactcaggacctctggaagagtgtcagtgctcttaaccgctgagccatctcaccagcccccaaacaaatattttttaaaggttaaataattttaaataaattagttTTTTAATGAGAGCAGACTGCAGTGG
This region includes:
- the Arhgef2 gene encoding rho guanine nucleotide exchange factor 2 isoform 4 (isoform 4 is encoded by transcript variant 4), giving the protein MKEAKDARYTNGHLFTTISVSGMTMCYACNKSITAKEALICPTCNVTIHNRCKDTLANCTKVKQKQQKAALLRNNTALQSVSLRTTTRERPTSAIYPSDSFRQSLLGSRRGLSSLSLAKSVSTTNIAGHFNDESPLGLRQILSQSTDSLNMRNRTLSVESLIDEGVEVFYNELMSDFEMDEKDFEADSWSLAVDSSFLQQHKKEVMKKQDVIYELIQTELHHVRTLKIMTRLFRTGMLEELQMEPEVVQGLFPCVDELSDIHTRFLNQLLERRRQALCPGSTRNFVIHRLGDLLISQFSGSNAEQMRKTYSEFCSRHTKALKLYKELYARDKRFQQFIRKMTRSAVLKRHGVQECILLVTQRITKYPVLINRILQNSHGVEEEYQDLASALGLVKELLSNVDQDVHELEKEARLQEIYNRMDPRAQTPVPGKGPFGRDELLRRKLIHEGCLLWKTATGRFKDVLLLLMTDVLVFLQEKDQKYIFTSLDKPSVVSLQNLIVRDIANQAKGMFLISSGPPEMYEVHAASRDDRTTWIRVIQQSVRLCPSREDFPLIETEDKAYLRRIKTKLQQKNQALVELLQKNVELFAEMVHFQALKAGFVGMPPPALPRGLFRLESFESLRGERLLKDALREVEGLKDLLLGPCVDLPMTSREPALPLDSDSGSCPGVTANGEARTFNGSIELCRADSDSSQKDRNGNQLRSPQEEVLQPLINLYGLLHGLQAVVVQQERLMEALFPEGPERWEKLSRANSRDGEAGRAAVASVTPEKQATELALLQRQHTLLQEELRRCQRLGEERATEAGSLEARLRESEQARALLEREAEEIRRQLAALGQNEPLPAEAPWARRPLDPRRRSLPAGDALYLSFNPPQPSRGHDRLDLPVTVRSLHRPFDDREAQELGSPEDRLQDSSDPDTGSEEEVSSRLSPPHSPRDFTRMQDIPEETESRDGEPTASES